ggaaaaaaaaatcaaagtttcAGCTTTGACCTAATAGCATCCGGAAGTTTCAGATAGCAACCATTGTTTTCGggcatattttaaaaatagattGATTCTGATGGTTGGACACCATCTTTACGGCATTAACAAGTCTGTCAGGTATAATGTCAACCGCTGCACAATTCAAGTTAAATATTTTGCCAAAAACATTAGTTTTAAGCAAATGCAAGGAAATCCTAAACTAAAAcgaattaaatgaaaaaaaagagagaattgtaAACTTAGGAATCACAACTATCCATTgacaaattttattaaaaaaaaagtaaatggAATTCTGAGTTCTCGTGCAGTTATGCCACTTTAAAAATTGAAACTGAACAAATATTAATTTCCGATGTGTTTAAAATTCTATCAGGTGATTACATAAATTGGCTTTTAATATAACAAGTCCGGTAATGGTGCTATTGTTGAAAACggaaaattataagaaaaagatCAAATTAGCTGtttctgaaaaataaataaataaaaaaataattactgAATTGCAGTGAAACAGGTAATTTGGTAATAGTAACCCCATGATctcaacatacatacatatgtatatgtataatgTACGTAtgtgtgcgtgtgcgtgtgtgtgtgtgtgtatatgtgtgtgtgtgtacatatgtacgtatatgtacatgtatgtatgtacatgtacatgatacatatacatacatgcatgtatgtatatgtatcatgtacatgtacatacatacatgtacatatatatatatatatatatatatatatatatatatatagcatcatAAAAGCACCATGTTGCAGCGCTGTTAAAGCAGCAATTCACAGTGACTGCATTTCTCAATCACACTCACCTCCTGATCCATTTGTTAGCTCCACCACACTCTTAGAATCTGAGTTTTGTTTGTCCTCACTAGTATTGGCACCCTTTGTAGCCCAGTTGCAACGAATCTGCCGACTGCCAAGCCACTTACCTGCAAGTTATAGGCATACAAACCAAAATCTTCAAGACTGCAAGTCACATTTTTCACATTCATTAAAAAGAGAAGCAAATAGAAAGACCCTCTTCTCATAGAACCGCACAATCTTGGCACATTTGTTCCAAGTGGATTTAAACATATAAATTCATGAGTCTGACAAGAAATATCCTACATGCTTCAATGGCAATTTCAACATGTAAGTCAATTATTGAGATATAGGCCCAAATTAGCATGCACACACAAGAAAGTggagaaaaaaagataatcactGGTACTCTAACTATAGAAATGCGACTTACCAGTTAAATCATTTATGGCACTTTGTGCATCCTGTCAACAGAACAATGAAGAGGATTTAGTAAAAGCACATCCAgaacacagacacacacacaaaaaaaaaaaaaaagagggggggggaTCATAGCTTCATCAATTCACCTGTTGATTTCGGAAAGAAACAAAACCATACCCTCTTGAGCGCCCTGTCTTTTGGTCCCACATAACCCTAGCATCTCTACAATAAAATAATAGCTTGAGTGATCTCACAAATGGTAACATGCAAATTATTATCAATATTCAAGGACAGCCAAAAAGGTTCTACATAATCATTCATAAGCGCTAACACATAAAATGTACTTAACTGATCATTTATGAAGCATATATTAAGTGAACATGCATGCAATTATGTAAAACAAATGTAAAGGCCATATGAATCTTACGAGCAGCTGGGATATACAGAGAAGCATGCAAATAAGGTTGAATCCGTGACTTCAGGGCTGAGGTCACCAACAAAGATGTTGTAATGTCCTGCAGATTGGTTTAAAAAAGGAAGACATgatcaatcattaagaacaagatGCTTAGATGCACTTAAGATTAAAAGGTGTGaaggaaaaatcaagaaaaaaaattcataaaacctGATGTGTCCTCTCTTTGCCCACTGGCATATGCCCAATTAACTTTAATAGGTTGCCCAAACCTGAAAGTACACagtaccaaaatgaagaaaaatttgcaAAACAAGTCACAGCCAACAAGACGATAATATATGTTACTTACAGCTGCCTCCCATTGAGTGTCACAATTGCAAGTGCAGCAGATCTACGGTCATAGTAGTCAACAAAACCAAAGGATGACTGCAAAAGTGGAAGGAAACTTCAACAACCATTGTATGACAAGAAGTTTGACATAGATAGAGTCACGGCAAAACAGATGAGCAAAATGAAGAAACATAGGGTTTGGTCAAAGCAGAAGACAAAAGTATTTGGAAGACATATAAAATATGCCGACAAGTTTCATCATGTAAGCAAATTGTTTGATATAgggaaaaaaaatgatattatgaTTGGCATCATGTATTACCCAATGTATCTTAAAAGTTAAAGAATGGGCTAGGATACACAATAAGCACATCTGTGTGATATACCATTTACTGCTGAAGTGGGAAAGCATGGGCTGTTTGGGCTACGAATTAGAGTAAAAAATGTCTATCTGCTTAACCAAAAAAATCCCCCAAAAAATTGGATACAAGAATCTAAGTATTCATCTTTAAATTCATGGTCTTCTAAATGAGAAGCAATTACTTACTGATGCAACCACATCTGCACTACAATTTTTCATATTCCATCAAGCAGAGAAATAACTGACCCAATATAAAAAAGAGGCGGGAATTTGCAGAAACAATGAGGGGCATGATCAACCCGAGCCTGATCAGACCCCGAGCTTGATCAAGCTCGGGTCTGATCAAGCTTGGTCTGTAATTAATTTCAAGCTTGAATTTTGAAATCAAGCTTGATTTGTTTGTCATTACTTTGAGCTCAGTCCAAGATTAATGTCAAAGCAAGTGGAATATAAGCCCAATTAAGCAGCTCGATAATCCTAAAGTGAGCTGAAACCAGTTCAAGCTTGGTTCAAGCTTGAAATATGACTTGATTTGAGTTCGATATCATGCTTCGTCCAAGACTGAATTAATAATTAGTTGCTTcaaagaataaataaaataaaaacaattaaAGCCGTAAACTGATGGTCCATCATCTATAACAATATAACGTAAGTATGAATCTATTCAAGCCTTGTCGAGTTATTGAGCTGGCTAAATTTCTACAACGGCTTGAAATCAATTTTGAGCTTGTTTTATCCATGTTCAAGCTTGATTTGTTGAGCCTTGAATCAAACTTGGTCCGAGCTTTTCTTGAGCTGCGCTCAAGCCAAACTCAAGTAGCTCAATTTGTTTGACAGCCCTGCAAACAATCCACTTATCAGACAAGAAGATTTAAAAATGAAAAGATGGCCGTGCAAAGTCTAATAGATAATGTCAAATATGTTTTTGCTGTGCTGTTTGCAAGTATCACTCAAAAGACTCTCTAATTATTTCTTAAAACCAATGAAGGTCTGATAATTGATAGGCTATACTAATCCAAGAACACCCAATAAGAGGTTGCAGGAAAAAGTGTACATGCCAATCAAATTTCTAATTATCTGCTTGAATGACAATTGCATGATACTAATTAGGTTGACATGAAGAGCATAAAACAAAACGAACTAATTCCTTTTTTGGCTGAGAAAGTGTATATGAGCCTTTTTGACATAGTAGGGAGCCTTTTTGACATGCTATAAGGCAGCAAACTGGAAAAGTTGTTAACAAATAACTTGCATTTTTTCCTACCTTCAGTGCACATATGAACGCCTAGACAGATGAACTAAATAATATATTAAGTAATGCAACTGAATTAGAAAACAGGGGATTGAACTAGAAGTGCATCTTGAcaggggaggaaaaaaaaaaaccttttctTTCCTAATGAGCTTGCATCCTTCAACTGGACCCGTACTTTGGAACACCTCTTGGAGAAGTGCTTCCGTAACTTGAACATGAACATTGCCAACATACCTAAAGTTCTCTCAGAAAACAAAGTGCAGGAACCAAATTAGCACCACAGCAAATGCATCAGGGAGGAAAGTCTGAAAAGCATGTTGCTTAAAAACTGTTGAAAACATGACATAACTTTAAAAGAGCTCATATTGCAAACTGAACATGAACATTGGCTTCAAGCAATCTAACCTAGCAAAGATAAGTACAACTCGAAAAAGCAGTTCCATCATTTTGGGATGAGGGGAAAAACATGGACCAAAACTTAACCCCAAATATGGCAGGGGTTTCATGATCAAATGTTAagctaattatttaaaaaaaaagcatTAACCAAAAAATAGAGGTATATAAGGACACCTGGTATAGTgcgcattaaattaaaaaaaaatgaaaaagaataaaAGGAATGCCCCAACAACACTCACACACTGCGGCATGTACTTGGATCAAATCCAGGAGGCAGATTTCCACTTAGGATTGGCTCTATCTGCAAAAATAAAAGTgtaaaagaacaagaaaagaacaACAACGCCCCCAAGTAAAAAACGGAAACAAAAAGGACTCaagtgaaaatttaaaaaaaaaaataccaaccCTACGAGATAGCAGAAAAAAAACCAAATGGCATGTCATGTCAAAAGAAAATATGAAAACTCCAAAGTAAAATACCTATTCTCACTCTCATACACTCAATTTTCCTACATAAGTGGATGCAAAAATGGTAAAACAACTATTTGTAGCAACCTTCCTATGCCATAGCATAACCTACGAAAACATTACAAACAGAAGCCCAAGCAAAAGAGGAAATGATCGCAAAAGGCAGGCCTGGATGCTAACAGACTGCAATTAAATAAGTGGCCAGTTGATGAAAATGTAACAAAGGGCCAAAATTAGAACCATACAGGAGTATAGTCCTCGGTCATTCTAAACTCGATGCTAATTCTGCCTCCACATGTTCAATAGATTGGATATTTGTTGGGGAAAACTAAcctagaatttcaagaaaagcttttCGCTTTACAACAGATAGCTGCAGTATTCAACTGATTTATACGAACATTGATCATCTAAAGAAAATGTAttcatctaaaatatgattttcacAGACCAAAATCACGCAAGGAATTACAGACAAACTTCTGGCACCGATCatctaaaaagaagaagaatctcaTTCGGACTCCAAACCCAAATGTGCCCCCGAATAATTCGCTTAACGAAAAGAAATACAATCAAAAAGCAACACGGCAATCACACAAAACCCGAAACCCAAAATCAAGCTGTCCCACAAGTCAAAgttcatattttcttaaagaaacaACAAGAATATACCCCAAATGAAAAGCAAAGCCACAAATCAAAGAAACAAACTGGTAGTAAAAACCCTAAtttccaaatcaaaccaaaactcgTAGTCAAAACCCTAACCATCAAAGTAGAAATCACTGGGAAAAATCACCAGTAGAATAAAGCAACAAACGGAAATCAGCAGATTCCTGAAACAAAAACCCTAATTTCGTAGCCCTATCAAAGCCGCCACCAAAACCCTAATCGCAGGACCAAAAACCCCTTATGCATCAAAACAACCATAGAAAAAGGGCACCGGGTGGCGAAAAACTCTAATCCGAGAACACTACCGCAGGAAATCAAACAAATACGTCATCTTTAACAGAGAACTCGAAATCGAAGAGAACGATCTAAAAGTGACCTAAGGGGCTTCGATTTGGGGGAACCTGAGGGGCAGCCAGGAGGCCTGGATGGTGATAGAgggactgctgctgctgctgctggaggaGAGCTTGCTGCATCAGGGCCTGCTGCTGCTTGAGCCTGGGCTGCTGCATTTTTCCTCGCCCTAGGGTTCTTACCGGATATGGCGACCGCTCGAATTCAATCGAATCGAAGGAGCGAGGGTCACGGTTTACAAagatatgaaaaaagaaaaaaaaaatggaaagaaacAAAAACCCTCAAAATCGAGGGGGAAAAGGGGAAGAATGGCGGAGAAAAGGGGAAGAGACTGAGGGGATCACACAAGGATCGGGAAGGCGAGTATTTAAAGAGAGAGAGTTGGGAGGTGGGGTAGGGATCGGGAGAGATGTGATCGATAATCTAGCAGCGGTCCTTTCTCCGAAATATCTCATGGTTCTAAGATATATCGGAAACGTCGACCGCTTGGCTGATGTACCGGCCTGAGTAAAACCATGGGTGATGGGTCGAATGGGTCCGGGAGTTCATACGCGGAAAAAGGTATCCTGGAAGTTCGTAAGATAAAAAATAGTTCGCGGTCTGCGATACATTGGATTTGTCCGGTCCGGAAACGGATCCATAGTGGACCGGATCAAAATGGTGGGCCGGATGGGATGAAAAACCCAGACTAAACCGGTGACGGGTGGTAACTCGACGAACCAGGTATATGAGATGCATCCCACAACCCATCTCGGTGGATGGCCTCATGGGATGCGTAGGAGGGGAAGCACAGGGGAACGTGGTTCGTCAAATTTTGTTAAATTTCATGGTAGCGTTTGATTGCCGTTATTTtcaatagaataattttttttatttattttttaaatattaaatatatttttgatgaatcttataaatttaattattttgatcaataaatattaattatgcATTAATTACATCTTATTTCCATCTACTTTGAATAAGCTATTCTATGTTGTACCATAGAATAGCTTATTCTAGATGCTTAATGAGAAATAATTACTATCTTATTCTCAATACGTCCACATATTTCCAACCAAATATTAAtcagaaaaataattattttaaaaaaatttatattcttatTTCATGAATACTTTTAGGGCTACCAAACACTACCATATCTTTTAagttgatgaattagattttcgaTTTTCAAGGCAGTTTGTTCCTGTCTCCTTTCATTACTTCACGTAGAAAAAGGACTagacaaaaataaatatatccaTGAAAAATCATTGGATGTATTGCccatgaaaaataaagaaataaaaaaatttttatctagatcaaaatattttattataatgatTGTTGCTGCACGACTCAAAATCTGGAGTAAGCGGATCGAATCGAATGAGACTGGCCTAGAATGATCCTTGCGATCCGATGGAAATTTCTCCAATCTATAAAATCAGTCAAGAAATTGGATGGGAATCCTCCGATTCTTGactctctgatgcttaagtctaTTCAAGCCTTGAGAACAGGGGTGGAAAAGAATGGGAAAGCAAGAGAGATCGAATGGAACTGGAAGAGCACTGGGTAGATGCCAAGATTCTGGCCTAGTTTCCTACCGACAGAATCTCCTCTAGTTTTCAGAGAACAGAACTTACCGATGGAGGATCCTTGGCCCTCTATTTACAGAAGGATTGAGGAGGCCGTTCTAAAATTTGTTAGGCTGTTAGAGGAGTTTATTAGACGGTTAGAAAGCCATCTGTAAGTGAGCTGATGTACAGCTGTGCATATAAGCTGAACATGAGATCATATCTGACTGTACCTACCAACCGTATATGAGATCATGGCCAGCTGTGGCTTGGTTGCAGAAACCACCGTATATGTTCACAGAACGATCAAGTCCGTCAATATAATATTCACTTCGGTAGATGACCAGGATAAAATAGAGACTAGTCAT
This genomic window from Elaeis guineensis isolate ETL-2024a chromosome 13, EG11, whole genome shotgun sequence contains:
- the LOC105056701 gene encoding oligouridylate-binding protein 1B isoform X1; amino-acid sequence: MQQPRLKQQQALMQQALLQQQQQQSLYHHPGLLAAPQIEPILSGNLPPGFDPSTCRSVYVGNVHVQVTEALLQEVFQSTGPVEGCKLIRKEKSSFGFVDYYDRRSAALAIVTLNGRQLFGQPIKVNWAYASGQREDTSGHYNIFVGDLSPEVTDSTLFACFSVYPSCSDARVMWDQKTGRSRGYGFVSFRNQQDAQSAINDLTGKWLGSRQIRCNWATKGANTSEDKQNSDSKSVVELTNGSGEDGQENANDDGPENNPQYTTVYVGNIAHEVAQVDLHRLFHALNAGVIEEVRIQRDKGFGFVRYSNHAEAALAIQMGNGQILSGKPIKCSWGSKPTPPGTASNPLPPPAAAFPGLSATDLLAYERSLALSKMGSSQALMHAQSQHALKQAAMGMGAGASQAIYDGGFQNVSAAQQLMYY
- the LOC105056701 gene encoding oligouridylate-binding protein 1B isoform X2 codes for the protein MQQPRLKQQQALMQQALLQQQQQQSLYHHPGLLAAPQIEPILSGNLPPGFDPSTCRSVYVGNVHVQVTEALLQEVFQSTGPVEGCKLIRKEKSSFGFVDYYDRRSAALAIVTLNGRQLFGQPIKVNWAYASGQREDTSGHYNIFVGDLSPEVTDSTLFACFSVYPSCSDARVMWDQKTGRSRGYGFVSFRNQQDAQSAINDLTGKWLGSRQIRCNWATKGANTSEDKQNSDSKSVVELTNGSGDGQENANDDGPENNPQYTTVYVGNIAHEVAQVDLHRLFHALNAGVIEEVRIQRDKGFGFVRYSNHAEAALAIQMGNGQILSGKPIKCSWGSKPTPPGTASNPLPPPAAAFPGLSATDLLAYERSLALSKMGSSQALMHAQSQHALKQAAMGMGAGASQAIYDGGFQNVSAAQQLMYY